A single window of Candidatus Rhabdochlamydia oedothoracis DNA harbors:
- a CDS encoding IS110 family transposase gives MKHYIGLDVSMKRTFICVLNEQGKIIHEGSEKTDPDLLADYFSKRDFPEIVVGFESGCLSHYLVTGFRKRAIDPLCMDARKLSTILALKINKTDKNDARGIAEALRSGMHTRVHCKPQDSVEKSILLVSRRALIKQQTQLKNTVRGLLKSYGIRLGSVGSKRFSSVVVKQIEKQEKSIVLSITSLLNTFDKIVEEVEKLDKEMLKLVSQDKEVQRLMTIPGVGPVTALTYKTEIFDPTRFNDSKSVGAYLGMTPKQDASGEVQRQGRISKCGSSELRSLLVEAGIVMLTRSKKWSKLKAWGLKIMRKKGMKKAALAVGRKLSVIMHKITLYNPSFGNNCKSMKCISFGYFYYTS, from the coding sequence ATGAAGCATTATATTGGATTAGATGTATCAATGAAAAGAACTTTTATCTGTGTATTAAATGAACAAGGTAAGATTATCCATGAAGGTTCAGAAAAAACAGATCCTGATTTACTAGCAGATTATTTTTCCAAAAGAGATTTTCCAGAAATCGTTGTTGGCTTTGAAAGTGGATGTTTATCTCATTACCTAGTCACAGGATTTAGAAAAAGAGCTATAGATCCCCTATGTATGGATGCAAGGAAGCTGAGTACGATTCTTGCTTTGAAAATAAATAAGACAGACAAAAATGATGCACGAGGAATCGCAGAAGCCCTTCGATCAGGTATGCATACACGAGTACACTGTAAGCCTCAAGATTCAGTAGAAAAAAGCATTTTGTTAGTTTCCAGAAGAGCGCTAATTAAACAGCAAACGCAGTTAAAAAATACTGTAAGGGGCTTGCTTAAAAGTTACGGAATACGATTGGGATCTGTGGGATCCAAAAGATTTTCGTCTGTGGTTGTAAAGCAGATAGAAAAACAGGAAAAAAGTATTGTTCTGAGCATAACCTCTCTATTAAATACCTTTGATAAGATAGTTGAGGAAGTAGAAAAACTGGATAAAGAAATGCTTAAGCTGGTCAGTCAAGATAAAGAAGTACAACGGCTTATGACAATCCCTGGCGTAGGACCTGTAACAGCATTAACCTATAAAACAGAAATTTTTGATCCCACTCGTTTTAACGATTCTAAATCAGTAGGAGCCTATCTTGGTATGACTCCTAAACAGGATGCCTCCGGAGAGGTGCAAAGACAGGGAAGAATTTCAAAATGTGGATCCAGTGAACTTAGATCTCTATTAGTTGAAGCCGGAATAGTAATGCTGACGCGAAGTAAGAAATGGAGCAAGCTAAAAGCTTGGGGATTAAAAATCATGAGAAAAAAAGGAATGAAGAAAGCCGCCTTAGCAGTAGGTAGAAAGTTATCCGTAATTATGCATAAGATAACGCTCTACAACCCATCTTTTGGGAATAACTGTAAAAGTATGAAGTGTATTTCTTTTGGCTATTTCTACTATACATCCTAA
- a CDS encoding IS30 family transposase encodes MIFNNQTQGETLPKGYHHLTYDQRCQIYILKARGDTSSSIANILKVHHSTISRELKRNKGQRGYRHQQAQEKAFLRKNSQPNKKMTPQIVTRIEEKIKLQWSPIQISGWLKRHGKEHVSHETIYNHIWKDKRQGGQLYRELRHRGKKYNKQRKGASGRGNMPGRIDIKQRPCIVEKKTRLGDWELDTVIGAGHKGVIVSMVERTSKLTKLAKVSHKTAEEVSQALIEQLKPIKDFVHTLTADNGKEFAYHQMVSFELETDFYFATPYHSWERGLNEHTNGLVRQYFPKTQSFLDTTSKDIERVETLLNNRPRKALNFETPLEVFTRLSTNMLCSGAQ; translated from the coding sequence GTGATTTTTAACAATCAAACACAAGGAGAGACCTTGCCTAAAGGCTACCATCACCTAACCTATGACCAAAGATGTCAGATTTATATTTTAAAAGCTAGAGGAGATACATCTAGCTCAATAGCAAACATTCTAAAAGTTCATCATAGCACTATTAGTAGGGAACTTAAGAGAAATAAAGGGCAACGAGGATACCGTCATCAGCAAGCTCAAGAAAAAGCATTTCTTAGAAAAAATTCTCAGCCCAATAAAAAAATGACTCCTCAAATAGTTACCCGTATTGAAGAAAAAATCAAGTTGCAATGGAGCCCTATACAAATATCCGGATGGCTTAAAAGACATGGTAAAGAACATGTTAGTCATGAGACCATCTATAATCATATCTGGAAAGATAAACGACAGGGAGGACAGCTTTATAGAGAGCTCCGTCATCGAGGGAAAAAATATAACAAGCAGAGAAAGGGAGCTTCTGGAAGAGGGAACATGCCTGGTCGTATAGATATTAAGCAACGGCCTTGTATTGTAGAAAAAAAGACTCGTTTAGGAGACTGGGAACTAGATACAGTCATAGGGGCAGGACATAAAGGCGTAATTGTATCAATGGTAGAAAGAACTTCCAAGCTAACTAAGCTCGCCAAAGTTTCTCATAAAACTGCAGAGGAAGTAAGTCAAGCGTTAATTGAACAACTTAAACCTATCAAAGATTTTGTACACACATTAACAGCAGACAACGGAAAAGAATTTGCCTATCACCAAATGGTTAGTTTCGAGCTAGAGACAGACTTCTACTTTGCAACGCCCTACCATTCTTGGGAAAGAGGCTTAAATGAGCATACAAACGGACTAGTTAGGCAATATTTTCCTAAAACACAAAGCTTTTTAGATACGACTTCCAAGGATATAGAAAGGGTGGAAACTTTACTAAATAACAGACCTAGAAAGGCTCTCAACTTCGAAACTCCACTAGAAGTGTTTACGAGATTATCTACAAACATGCTATGCTCGGGTGCACAATAG
- a CDS encoding IS630 family transposase — MKKLTPSQRADLEHKLKHPKDYSERNRLCVILGYDEGISTKNLAKALRISPITVQEYLREYDSENKTGSSPRGGSKSKPSQDQTESLLKHLQEKTYLKVKGIIAYVHEQYGIKYSRSGMTDWLIQHGFVYKRPKKIPGKLDPEKQRIFIEQYRALKETLNPDEEIYFIDAVHPEHQSQAVYGWIKKGVQKTLQTSGKQLRLHFAGALCLTGMKIVTEEYKTVDADAMLDFFKKLEKQTEARIIHVILDNARSNKNKKLEEFLMSSRIKVHYLPPYSPNLNPIERLWKILKEKTVYNRYYETSVTFFQAMRGFFLEEIPKITDILKCRINDKFQVVDLNPIKLAV, encoded by the coding sequence ATGAAAAAACTGACCCCTAGCCAGAGAGCTGACTTAGAACACAAGTTAAAGCATCCAAAAGACTATTCTGAACGGAATAGGCTTTGTGTAATTTTGGGCTATGATGAGGGTATCTCAACAAAAAATCTTGCTAAAGCACTTCGGATAAGCCCTATCACTGTTCAGGAATACCTCAGAGAATATGATTCCGAAAATAAAACTGGAAGTAGCCCTCGAGGCGGTAGCAAATCAAAACCTTCACAAGACCAAACAGAGTCTCTACTAAAACACCTACAGGAAAAGACCTATCTTAAAGTCAAAGGGATCATAGCTTATGTGCATGAGCAATATGGGATAAAATATTCCCGAAGTGGCATGACAGATTGGCTCATACAGCACGGATTTGTTTATAAACGTCCTAAAAAGATTCCTGGGAAATTAGATCCTGAAAAACAACGAATTTTCATAGAACAATATAGGGCTTTAAAGGAGACCTTAAACCCTGATGAAGAGATCTATTTCATAGATGCTGTGCATCCTGAACATCAGTCCCAAGCCGTATATGGATGGATCAAAAAAGGCGTTCAAAAGACTTTGCAGACATCCGGGAAACAATTGCGATTGCATTTTGCTGGAGCTCTTTGCCTGACAGGAATGAAGATTGTTACAGAGGAATATAAGACAGTTGATGCCGATGCAATGCTCGATTTTTTCAAGAAGCTAGAAAAACAGACAGAGGCTCGAATTATTCATGTAATTTTGGATAATGCGAGATCAAACAAAAATAAGAAATTAGAAGAGTTTCTGATGTCTTCTAGGATTAAAGTGCACTATCTCCCTCCTTATTCGCCGAATTTGAATCCTATTGAACGCTTGTGGAAGATCTTAAAGGAAAAGACGGTATACAATCGATATTACGAAACGTCGGTGACTTTTTTTCAGGCAATGAGAGGATTCTTCTTAGAAGAGATACCGAAAATAACAGATATTTTGAAATGTAGGATAAACGACAAGTTTCAAGTCGTTGACTTAAATCCCATTAAGCTAGCCGTTTGA
- a CDS encoding regulatory protein RecX codes for MSYSEEDHVKKQAFLYLARRSFFVEELRLKLIHKRFSQEGIDKVINLCIEQGFLDDQKLIRQLVEGARLRGFGSKAIWHKLYCKVGINRSILQQIILETEKSQFEDLKRLLQKKNQPTHLLNPKQRQRLITKCLRRGYCYDEIVRCLAE; via the coding sequence ATGTCTTATTCGGAAGAAGATCATGTAAAAAAACAGGCGTTTTTGTATCTAGCTAGACGCTCTTTTTTTGTAGAAGAGTTGCGTTTGAAACTTATCCATAAACGGTTTTCTCAAGAAGGTATTGATAAAGTAATAAACCTTTGTATTGAGCAAGGGTTTTTAGACGACCAAAAACTGATCAGGCAGTTAGTAGAAGGAGCACGGCTTAGGGGATTTGGTTCAAAAGCTATTTGGCATAAACTGTATTGCAAAGTGGGAATTAACCGCTCTATTTTACAACAGATCATTCTAGAAACAGAAAAAAGCCAATTTGAAGACCTCAAACGTTTATTACAGAAAAAAAATCAGCCAACTCATCTTTTGAACCCTAAGCAAAGACAACGACTTATTACAAAATGTCTAAGACGTGGTTATTGTTACGATGAGATTGTTAGGTGCTTAGCAGAATAA
- a CDS encoding polymer-forming cytoskeletal protein has translation MRRIILFLLLVPVFLCSAKKPKEIEDHSIIMIPSHVVYEGDYFASGDSVEISGIVNGDVYLIAGQVVVDGVINGDLICCAGSVDISGKVANNARLLAGQVLLSGEIGHNITAVGGNVQLLKQSSVGKNVVITAGNADLAARIGSEVTVVASHLRVSSTIGQDLHAVVGLMRLTSQAHINGDVDYRSNSDAWIDQGANVIGTITQHPSFVRNLVKGTWIQKILVGSKLLTLSMNFLYSLAIAYLLLRLFPRNLQSALLSLRGQPWRSLSTGLITLIVLPLCCLLLLMTVLGVPFALTLIALNIVGFYTAKVYFIFWGSDWLSSKIKWTIHRLAAFVVGLIAYLIISSIPGVGKIFSLAAMVFGLGAAVTAQTKRYHIGL, from the coding sequence ATGCGTCGTATAATTCTATTTTTATTATTGGTTCCTGTTTTCCTCTGTTCTGCTAAGAAACCCAAAGAAATAGAAGATCATAGCATAATTATGATCCCATCTCATGTAGTCTATGAAGGAGACTATTTTGCTTCAGGAGATAGTGTAGAGATTTCAGGAATAGTCAATGGAGATGTATACCTAATTGCTGGGCAAGTGGTTGTTGATGGGGTGATAAATGGAGATCTCATTTGCTGTGCGGGAAGTGTAGATATTTCAGGAAAAGTGGCAAATAATGCACGGTTATTAGCAGGCCAGGTTTTATTAAGCGGAGAGATTGGACACAATATTACAGCTGTTGGAGGCAATGTTCAGCTACTTAAACAATCATCTGTTGGAAAAAATGTTGTAATAACAGCTGGGAATGCCGATTTAGCAGCCCGTATCGGGTCAGAGGTAACCGTTGTAGCTTCTCATTTACGTGTATCCTCAACTATTGGACAGGACCTACATGCGGTTGTAGGTTTAATGAGACTTACTTCGCAGGCGCATATTAACGGAGATGTAGACTATCGAAGCAACTCAGATGCATGGATTGATCAGGGCGCTAATGTAATAGGAACTATTACCCAACATCCTTCTTTTGTGCGCAATTTGGTAAAAGGCACATGGATCCAAAAGATATTAGTGGGCTCTAAGCTACTCACTCTTTCCATGAATTTCCTCTACAGCCTTGCGATTGCTTACTTATTATTGAGGCTTTTTCCTAGGAACTTGCAGTCGGCTCTTCTCTCTTTAAGAGGGCAGCCGTGGCGTTCTTTAAGCACAGGACTGATTACCTTGATTGTTTTGCCGCTTTGTTGTTTATTGCTATTAATGACTGTTTTAGGGGTGCCATTTGCTCTAACTCTGATTGCTTTAAACATCGTAGGATTTTATACGGCTAAAGTATACTTTATTTTCTGGGGATCGGATTGGCTATCTAGTAAAATCAAATGGACAATACATCGATTAGCTGCTTTTGTCGTGGGTTTAATTGCCTATTTGATCATAAGTTCTATTCCAGGAGTAGGTAAGATCTTTTCCTTAGCTGCAATGGTATTTGGGCTTGGGGCTGCAGTTACGGCTCAGACCAAGCGCTACCACATAGGTCTTTAA
- the asnS gene encoding asparagine--tRNA ligase, protein MKHNKIRSIQSSQIGNVITVCGWIRTIRAQKSFSFIEINDGSTLSSLQIVADVSLPLYEDLLKKLSTGASISVTGELVESLGKGQRWELKAHAMHLFGTCPEDYPLQKKRHSFEFLRSLAHLRPRTNTQGAIARIRNALSIATHLFFQQRGFLYLHTPIITASDCEGAGKQFLVTTLDINKPPRHSDGNVNFTEDFFHKPAYLTVSGQLNAETFACAFSDVYTFGPTFRAENSNTSRHLAEFWMIEPEMAFADLDDNRECAEAYLRFLLRYVLDNCQEDLAFFERFIEKGLLNRLQQVAETEFAHLTYTQAIAILQKSEQSFAFPVEWGIDLQSEHERYLAETYCKKPLVLTDYPEKIKAFYMRENSDGKTVAAMDVLVPKIGEIMGGAQREERLDVLEKKLRLFGLHPEDYWWYMQLRSYGTVPHAGFGLGFERLVLFVTGMENIRDVIPFPRFPGHAEF, encoded by the coding sequence ATGAAACATAATAAAATTCGATCGATTCAATCCTCTCAAATAGGAAATGTGATTACCGTATGTGGGTGGATTCGCACAATTAGAGCACAAAAAAGCTTTAGCTTCATTGAAATAAATGATGGCTCTACGCTTTCTTCTCTGCAAATTGTGGCAGATGTTTCACTCCCCCTTTATGAGGATCTCTTAAAAAAGCTTTCTACAGGAGCTTCTATTTCAGTAACAGGCGAATTAGTAGAGAGTTTAGGGAAAGGACAACGCTGGGAATTAAAAGCTCATGCCATGCACCTTTTTGGTACTTGTCCTGAAGATTACCCTCTGCAAAAAAAACGACACTCCTTTGAATTTTTACGCTCTCTTGCTCATTTACGTCCACGTACAAATACACAAGGAGCCATTGCCAGAATACGTAATGCTCTCTCTATTGCAACCCATCTATTTTTTCAACAAAGAGGGTTTTTATATCTACACACACCCATCATCACCGCCTCTGATTGCGAAGGAGCGGGTAAACAATTTCTAGTCACCACACTAGATATCAATAAACCACCAAGGCACTCTGATGGTAATGTGAATTTTACAGAGGATTTTTTTCATAAACCCGCTTATCTTACTGTCTCAGGACAACTGAATGCAGAAACATTTGCCTGCGCTTTTTCTGATGTGTACACGTTTGGACCTACATTTCGTGCAGAGAATTCTAACACCTCTCGCCATTTAGCTGAGTTCTGGATGATTGAACCGGAAATGGCTTTTGCTGACCTCGATGATAATCGTGAATGCGCAGAAGCTTATTTGCGGTTTCTCCTTCGATATGTTTTAGATAACTGCCAAGAGGACTTAGCCTTTTTTGAGAGGTTTATAGAAAAAGGATTATTGAATCGTCTGCAACAGGTAGCTGAAACAGAATTTGCTCACCTAACCTACACCCAAGCTATTGCTATTTTACAAAAATCAGAACAAAGCTTTGCATTTCCTGTAGAGTGGGGTATTGATCTACAATCAGAGCATGAGCGCTATTTAGCAGAAACATACTGTAAAAAGCCCCTGGTCTTAACCGATTATCCGGAGAAAATCAAAGCTTTTTATATGCGGGAAAATTCTGATGGGAAAACAGTAGCTGCTATGGACGTCTTAGTGCCAAAAATTGGAGAAATCATGGGAGGAGCTCAAAGAGAAGAGCGTCTAGATGTGCTAGAGAAAAAACTACGCTTATTTGGTTTACATCCAGAAGATTATTGGTGGTATATGCAACTACGTAGCTATGGAACTGTTCCACACGCAGGCTTTGGTTTAGGGTTTGAGCGTCTGGTATTGTTTGTCACCGGAATGGAGAACATCCGCGATGTGATTCCTTTTCCTAGATTTCCTGGTCATGCAGAGTTTTAA
- a CDS encoding glutamyl-tRNA reductase codes for MSMYNNHFLICWLCMHVGVLGISHKSAEISCREQIIAAYRVSKALLQGSGWVLLATCSRMEIYFSAEDLAEAHSLLLNALRSELSFNVEHKLYAYFGLDCFLHLARVTAGLDSVILGESEIQRQVKEAYQFAARKKLPHDLHFLFQKALRLGKTIRTQFLFVEKNIGIDKELFLLAKYFKLHTSAILFIGFSEINRKIISYFQSKGMKQLFLCTRNRQAALEWSKKEDVLLLDFSQIELSSQFPMVVCGTYTNQPILHAHQFVDAKTRLIVDLSMPRAVDPFLSRHFSVSLLNIEQINAIIKTKQQKNVLQIQEAETMLFQSVQRYLAVFQSSKRGYECVV; via the coding sequence ATGTCAATGTATAACAACCATTTCCTTATATGTTGGTTGTGTATGCACGTCGGAGTGTTAGGGATTAGTCATAAATCTGCTGAGATTAGCTGTCGAGAACAAATTATAGCTGCTTATCGAGTGAGCAAAGCACTCTTACAAGGTAGCGGGTGGGTTTTGCTTGCTACTTGTAGTCGCATGGAGATTTATTTCAGCGCAGAGGACCTAGCAGAAGCGCATAGTTTATTATTAAATGCTCTGCGCTCAGAGCTCTCTTTTAACGTAGAGCATAAACTTTATGCATATTTTGGCTTGGATTGTTTTTTGCATTTAGCAAGAGTAACAGCGGGGCTAGATAGCGTTATTCTTGGAGAGTCAGAAATCCAACGACAGGTAAAAGAAGCCTATCAATTTGCAGCTAGAAAAAAATTGCCTCATGATTTGCATTTTCTATTTCAAAAAGCTTTACGATTGGGTAAAACCATTCGCACACAATTTCTCTTTGTAGAAAAAAATATAGGGATTGATAAGGAACTATTTTTATTAGCAAAGTATTTTAAACTACACACATCTGCTATTTTGTTCATTGGATTTTCAGAGATCAACCGTAAGATTATTAGCTATTTTCAATCCAAAGGTATGAAGCAGTTGTTTTTGTGTACGCGCAATAGACAAGCTGCTCTTGAATGGAGTAAAAAAGAAGATGTCTTGCTACTGGATTTTTCCCAAATCGAATTAAGTTCTCAATTTCCGATGGTGGTTTGTGGAACTTATACAAATCAACCTATCTTGCATGCTCATCAGTTTGTCGACGCTAAGACGCGTTTAATCGTAGATTTAAGCATGCCCAGAGCGGTAGATCCATTTCTTTCTCGTCATTTTAGTGTGAGCTTGTTAAATATAGAGCAGATCAATGCGATCATTAAAACAAAGCAACAAAAAAATGTTCTTCAGATTCAAGAAGCAGAAACTATGTTATTTCAATCGGTTCAGCGCTATTTAGCGGTATTTCAAAGTAGCAAAAGAGGCTATGAATGCGTCGTATAA
- a CDS encoding deoxyribonuclease IV, whose amino-acid sequence MPKVPSSELLIGAHTSAQGGAQNAIWMGQEIGANTVQFFTSNQKRWSGKEITQEQAELFQEAVRVTGLCQLMSHDSYLINLGSSNPSVLHKSQKAFEKELIRCQKLGISFLNFHPGAAVGATEEQCLNNIVDSLEQFEELISHGATRLLLETTAGQGTTVGYCFEHLAYLIEKLYRKIPVGICIDTCHIFAAGYDIRTEAGWEKTLKDFERIVGMKHLYAFHLNDSLKPLGSLRDRHAPLGKGEIGMECFKVLMKNPKTRRLPKYLETPDGPPLWKKEIAMLREFADL is encoded by the coding sequence ATGCCTAAAGTTCCCAGCTCTGAGTTATTAATCGGCGCTCATACCTCAGCTCAAGGTGGAGCTCAAAATGCTATTTGGATGGGACAGGAAATCGGTGCTAATACCGTACAATTTTTTACCAGCAATCAAAAACGCTGGTCTGGTAAAGAGATTACCCAAGAACAAGCAGAGCTTTTTCAAGAGGCCGTAAGGGTAACTGGACTTTGCCAGTTGATGAGTCACGATAGTTACTTGATTAATTTAGGCTCTTCTAATCCATCTGTTTTACATAAAAGCCAGAAGGCTTTTGAAAAAGAATTAATCCGCTGTCAAAAACTGGGGATTTCTTTTTTAAACTTTCATCCTGGTGCTGCTGTAGGAGCAACAGAAGAGCAATGTCTAAACAATATTGTAGATAGCTTAGAACAATTCGAGGAGCTTATCTCCCATGGAGCTACTCGTCTTTTACTTGAGACAACCGCAGGCCAAGGAACTACGGTAGGATACTGCTTTGAACATTTAGCCTACCTAATTGAAAAACTCTATAGGAAAATCCCTGTCGGTATATGCATAGATACCTGTCATATCTTTGCAGCGGGTTATGATATCCGCACAGAAGCTGGTTGGGAGAAGACATTAAAAGACTTTGAAAGAATTGTCGGAATGAAGCACCTATACGCTTTTCATCTCAATGACTCGCTAAAACCTTTAGGATCTCTTCGAGATAGACATGCTCCTTTGGGTAAAGGGGAAATTGGTATGGAGTGTTTCAAAGTGCTGATGAAAAACCCTAAAACTCGCCGTCTTCCTAAATATTTAGAAACCCCCGATGGCCCCCCTCTTTGGAAAAAAGAGATCGCCATGTTAAGAGAGTTTGCAGACTTATGA